A stretch of Caenibius tardaugens NBRC 16725 DNA encodes these proteins:
- the rlmN gene encoding 23S rRNA (adenine(2503)-C(2))-methyltransferase RlmN, translating into MSNTALMPIPGLTDPVPVPRDITPRDDGRIDLMGLPKARITELFTQAGLDAKQAKLRAKQVYHWLYHRGATEFEAMTDIAKTMRPWLAERFVIGRPEVVEAQHSTDGTRKWLLRTADKHDYEMVFIPDADRGTLCVSSQVGCTLNCRFCHTGTMRLVRNLTPGEIVGQVMLARDALGEWPKGRMDFTGDLGTDEGDEAEYTSDGRLLTNIVMMGMGEPLYNFDNVRDALKLVMDGDGLALSKRRITLSTSGVVPMMERCGEEIGVNLAVSLHAVTKDIRDEIVPINKKFGIEELLAACAAYPGASNARRITFEYVMLKDKNDSDADAHELVRLIRHYKLPAKVNLIPFNPWPGAPYECSDPERIRQFSNIIFEAGISAPVRTPRGRDIDAACGQLKTAAEKKSRAELDRLYAEKEAALG; encoded by the coding sequence ATGTCCAACACCGCTCTTATGCCGATCCCGGGTCTGACGGACCCGGTGCCCGTGCCGCGTGACATCACGCCGCGCGACGATGGCCGTATCGATTTGATGGGCCTGCCCAAGGCGCGCATCACCGAACTGTTCACCCAGGCCGGGCTGGATGCCAAACAGGCAAAGCTGCGCGCAAAGCAGGTCTATCACTGGCTATACCATCGCGGCGCCACGGAATTCGAGGCGATGACCGACATCGCCAAGACCATGCGCCCGTGGCTGGCGGAACGGTTCGTGATCGGCCGCCCCGAAGTGGTGGAGGCGCAGCATTCCACCGATGGCACGCGCAAATGGTTGCTGCGCACTGCCGACAAGCACGATTACGAAATGGTCTTCATTCCCGATGCGGACCGCGGCACGCTGTGTGTCTCCAGCCAGGTCGGCTGCACGCTCAACTGCCGGTTCTGCCACACCGGGACGATGCGTCTGGTGCGCAACCTGACACCGGGCGAAATCGTCGGGCAGGTCATGCTGGCGCGCGACGCGCTGGGCGAATGGCCCAAAGGGCGGATGGATTTCACCGGCGATCTCGGCACCGACGAAGGGGACGAGGCGGAGTATACCTCGGACGGGCGCCTGCTGACCAATATCGTCATGATGGGCATGGGCGAACCGCTCTACAACTTTGATAATGTCCGCGATGCGCTGAAGCTGGTCATGGATGGCGATGGCCTGGCCCTGTCCAAACGCCGCATCACCCTGTCGACCAGCGGCGTCGTGCCGATGATGGAACGCTGCGGCGAGGAAATCGGCGTCAATCTGGCGGTCAGCCTGCATGCCGTGACCAAGGACATCCGCGACGAAATCGTGCCGATCAACAAGAAGTTCGGCATCGAGGAACTGCTGGCGGCCTGCGCGGCCTATCCGGGCGCGTCCAATGCCCGGCGGATCACGTTCGAATATGTCATGCTGAAGGACAAGAACGACAGCGATGCCGATGCGCACGAACTGGTCCGCCTGATCCGGCATTACAAGTTGCCCGCCAAGGTCAACCTGATTCCCTTCAATCCGTGGCCCGGCGCCCCTTACGAATGCTCCGATCCCGAACGCATCCGCCAGTTTTCGAACATCATTTTCGAAGCCGGGATTTCCGCCCCTGTGCGCACCCCGCGCGGGCGCGATATCGATGCTGCCTGCGGGCAGCTGAAGACCGCCGCCGAGAAGAAGAGCCGTGCAGAACTGGATCGCCTTTACGCAGAAAAAGAAGCCGCCCTCGGCTGA
- a CDS encoding SDR family oxidoreductase, translated as MSRPVVLVTGGAKRIGSAICRAFGAAGWHVVVHYGRSAADAEALAASLPSAEVHQAELDGWDAGPAMVAAVARKHADFRALVNNASIFENDGAQGLDPATFDQAMQINAGSPARMTQAFFAHSQATDLRCAIQILDQKLDNPNPDFFSYTMSKHALASTIPMMAMAAAHATDRVYGLCPGAILASHDQTLDEADRSHMRNLLSRRTWPEEIADAALFLASGALASGELLFVDSGQHLLAQSRDVIYLEREGLDA; from the coding sequence ATGAGCCGTCCCGTCGTTCTGGTGACCGGTGGGGCGAAGCGCATCGGCTCGGCCATTTGCCGGGCGTTCGGTGCGGCAGGCTGGCACGTGGTGGTGCATTATGGCCGTTCCGCCGCCGATGCCGAAGCACTGGCCGCCTCGTTGCCCTCCGCCGAAGTGCATCAGGCCGAACTCGACGGCTGGGATGCCGGCCCCGCGATGGTCGCGGCGGTGGCCCGCAAACATGCCGATTTCCGTGCACTGGTGAACAATGCCTCGATTTTCGAGAATGACGGGGCACAAGGGCTCGACCCCGCAACATTCGATCAGGCCATGCAGATCAACGCAGGCAGCCCCGCGCGCATGACACAGGCGTTCTTCGCCCATTCCCAGGCCACGGACCTGCGCTGTGCGATCCAGATTCTCGATCAGAAGCTGGACAATCCCAACCCTGATTTCTTCTCCTACACGATGAGCAAGCACGCGCTGGCCAGCACGATCCCGATGATGGCCATGGCCGCCGCCCATGCCACCGACCGGGTCTATGGGCTGTGCCCCGGCGCGATCCTCGCCAGCCATGACCAGACGCTGGACGAAGCCGATCGCTCGCATATGCGCAACCTCCTCAGCCGGCGCACCTGGCCGGAAGAAATTGCCGATGCCGCGCTGTTTCTCGCTTCCGGCGCGCTGGCCAGCGGGGAATTGCTGTTTGTCGATTCGGGGCAACATCTCCTCGCCCAGTCACGCGATGTGATCTATCTCGAACGCGAAGGTCTGGATGCGTGA
- a CDS encoding argininosuccinate synthase has translation MSKNSDIKRVVLAYSGGLDTSVILKWLQVTYNCEVVTFTADLGQGEELEPARHKAELMGIKPEHIYIDDLREEFVRDFVFPMMRANARYEGDYLLGTSIARPLISKRLIEIARETGADAVAHGATGKGNDQVRFELSCYALDPDIKVIAPWREWDLASRTALIAWAEQHQIPVPKDKRGESPFSTDANLLHTSSEGKVLEDPWEETPDYVYSRTDNPEDAPDQPEYITIDFEKGDGVALNGQAMSPATLLAALNDLGRKHGIGRLDLVENRFVGMKSRGMYETPGGEIYARAHRGIEQITLDRGAAHLKDELMPKYAELIYNGFWFAPEREMLQAAIDLSQEKVSGTVRLKLYKGSASVVGRKSPNSLYSERHVTFEDDAGAYDQKDAEGFIKLNALRLRLLSRRDR, from the coding sequence ATGTCGAAGAATTCCGATATCAAGCGTGTTGTCCTTGCCTATTCCGGCGGTCTCGACACCAGCGTGATCCTCAAATGGCTGCAGGTGACCTACAATTGCGAAGTGGTCACCTTCACCGCCGACCTCGGCCAGGGCGAAGAGCTGGAACCAGCGCGCCACAAGGCCGAACTCATGGGCATCAAGCCCGAACACATCTATATCGACGATCTGCGCGAGGAATTCGTGCGCGATTTCGTCTTCCCGATGATGCGCGCCAATGCCCGCTATGAAGGCGATTACCTGCTCGGCACCTCGATTGCCCGACCGCTCATTTCCAAGCGCCTGATCGAGATCGCCCGCGAAACCGGCGCCGATGCCGTCGCCCATGGCGCCACCGGCAAAGGCAACGACCAGGTCCGTTTTGAACTGTCATGCTATGCGCTCGATCCCGACATCAAGGTGATCGCACCCTGGCGCGAATGGGATCTGGCCAGCCGCACCGCGCTGATCGCCTGGGCGGAACAGCACCAGATTCCCGTGCCGAAGGACAAGCGCGGCGAAAGCCCCTTCTCCACCGACGCCAATCTCCTGCACACCTCCTCCGAAGGCAAGGTGCTGGAAGATCCCTGGGAAGAAACCCCCGATTACGTCTATTCGCGGACGGACAATCCGGAGGATGCGCCGGATCAGCCCGAATATATCACCATCGATTTCGAAAAGGGCGATGGCGTCGCGCTGAATGGTCAGGCGATGAGCCCGGCCACCTTGCTGGCCGCACTCAACGATCTCGGACGCAAGCATGGTATCGGCCGGCTTGATCTGGTCGAAAATCGCTTCGTCGGCATGAAGAGCCGCGGCATGTACGAAACGCCCGGCGGCGAAATCTATGCCCGCGCGCATCGCGGCATCGAACAGATCACCCTCGACCGGGGGGCCGCGCACCTCAAGGACGAGCTCATGCCCAAATATGCCGAGCTGATCTATAACGGCTTCTGGTTCGCGCCGGAGCGTGAAATGCTGCAGGCCGCGATCGATCTCAGCCAGGAAAAGGTTTCGGGCACCGTTCGTCTCAAGCTCTACAAGGGTTCGGCCAGTGTTGTTGGTCGCAAGAGCCCCAACAGCCTCTATTCCGAACGCCATGTGACGTTCGAGGACGATGCGGGCGCTTACGACCAGAAGGACGCCGAAGGCTTCATCAAGCTCAACGCCTTGCGGTTGCGGTTGCTTTCCCGCCGGGATCGGTGA
- a CDS encoding CHRD domain-containing protein produces the protein MHTRNLLAALVLAGAVVASPAVAHAAKLAATLTGAEQTGGGDTDGSGAFAAEIDPDSGDLCYTLTVKNIAPATMAHIHKGAAGSDGDVVVTLNVTGTDGDECSAVQHELAKEIVANPAGYYVNVHNADFPKGAIRGQLVKTAD, from the coding sequence ATGCATACCAGAAACCTATTGGCGGCGCTCGTTCTTGCAGGTGCGGTTGTGGCCAGTCCGGCGGTGGCGCATGCGGCTAAGCTGGCGGCCACGTTGACCGGCGCGGAGCAGACGGGCGGCGGCGATACCGATGGGTCGGGCGCCTTCGCGGCGGAGATCGATCCGGATTCGGGTGATCTGTGCTATACCCTCACCGTCAAGAATATCGCGCCCGCAACCATGGCCCACATTCACAAGGGTGCGGCAGGCAGCGACGGCGATGTGGTGGTGACCTTGAATGTGACCGGCACCGATGGCGATGAATGCTCCGCCGTGCAGCACGAACTGGCCAAGGAAATCGTGGCCAATCCGGCAGGCTACTATGTCAACGTGCACAACGCAGACTTCCCCAAGGGCGCCATTCGCGGCCAATTGGTGAAGACGGCGGATTAA
- a CDS encoding outer membrane protein, which produces MKKFLAIATAGSAIAVATPVFAQEDSTFTGPRVEAIIGYDKVKAGSSIDDIYDRNNSMDGLLYGIGVGYDADLGGVVLGAEAELSDSTAKTRFRNGEMQDFGYGRVKTGRDIYIGARVGAKVGPSTLIYAKGGYTNAQLKAIANYGDVDYGSKFKLDGWRVGAGVEQAISTNTFAKIEYRYSKYEDAKFDFGDGGPDTHSFDVDTDRHQVVAAVGMRF; this is translated from the coding sequence ATGAAAAAGTTTCTTGCAATTGCAACTGCGGGATCGGCCATTGCTGTTGCAACCCCTGTCTTCGCGCAGGAGGATTCAACCTTCACTGGGCCGCGTGTCGAAGCCATCATCGGTTATGACAAAGTGAAAGCCGGCAGTTCGATTGACGATATCTACGATCGCAACAATTCGATGGACGGTCTGCTTTACGGTATCGGCGTCGGTTATGACGCGGATCTCGGCGGCGTGGTCTTGGGCGCCGAAGCGGAACTGTCCGACTCCACCGCCAAAACCCGTTTTCGCAACGGCGAAATGCAAGACTTCGGCTATGGCCGCGTGAAGACCGGGCGTGACATCTATATTGGCGCGCGCGTTGGCGCCAAGGTCGGTCCTTCCACGCTGATCTATGCCAAGGGTGGCTATACCAATGCCCAGCTCAAGGCGATCGCCAACTATGGCGACGTGGATTACGGCAGCAAGTTCAAGCTGGACGGCTGGCGCGTGGGCGCCGGTGTGGAACAGGCGATCAGCACGAACACCTTTGCCAAGATCGAATACCGCTATTCGAAGTACGAAGACGCCAAGTTCGACTTCGGTGATGGCGGTCCGGACACGCACAGTTTTGACGTAGACACCGACCGCCATCAGGTCGTTGCTGCGGTCGGCATGCGTTTCTGA
- a CDS encoding class I SAM-dependent methyltransferase, translating into MFDRLLDSALRKAIKKGVLEIVHPDGREVRFGTPAPGYAKVRIRLTDKQVAREIIADQSLGAGEAFMDGRLIIEQGDVMGLATLIGANNPFERRRKGRAGVLKSGRNALNARLREANQLARARSNISHHYDIGNDLYRLMLDPSHMQYSCAYWPRDDMTLDEAQDAKLAHIAAKLDIRPGQKVLDIGCGWGGMAIYLAQNFDCHVTGITLSTEQLALAQERAQAAGVAGRTEFGLIDYRKLAASGVEFDRIVSVGMFEHVGRPQFDVFFEAVSNLLADDGVMLLHTIGRMGQPSKTDKFTDRYIFPGGYIPAMSEMIASSEKFRLIPADLETLRLHYAKTLRVWYDNCQANRDAIVAMYDERFFRMWTFYLSGSTAAFETGGMCNYQVQYIRNRHALPLTRDYIGDEEKALLARSPVAGIPNA; encoded by the coding sequence ATGTTCGATAGACTGCTCGACAGCGCACTACGCAAAGCGATCAAGAAGGGCGTTCTCGAGATTGTCCATCCCGACGGGCGGGAAGTCCGCTTCGGCACACCGGCTCCCGGCTATGCCAAAGTGCGCATCCGGCTGACCGACAAGCAGGTTGCCCGCGAAATCATCGCCGACCAGTCGCTGGGCGCGGGCGAAGCCTTCATGGATGGCCGCCTGATTATCGAACAGGGCGATGTCATGGGCCTTGCCACGCTGATCGGGGCAAACAATCCCTTCGAACGGCGGCGCAAGGGACGCGCGGGGGTTTTGAAAAGTGGGCGCAACGCCCTCAACGCCCGGCTGCGCGAAGCCAACCAGTTGGCCCGCGCCCGTTCCAACATTTCGCATCACTATGACATCGGCAACGATCTCTATCGCCTGATGCTCGACCCCAGCCATATGCAGTACAGCTGCGCCTATTGGCCGCGCGACGATATGACGCTGGACGAAGCGCAGGACGCCAAGCTCGCGCATATCGCCGCCAAACTGGACATTCGCCCGGGGCAGAAAGTGCTCGACATCGGGTGCGGCTGGGGCGGCATGGCGATTTATCTCGCGCAGAATTTCGACTGCCACGTCACCGGCATCACTCTCAGCACCGAACAACTGGCGCTGGCGCAGGAACGCGCACAGGCCGCCGGTGTTGCCGGGCGGACCGAATTCGGGCTGATCGACTATCGCAAACTTGCCGCATCCGGCGTGGAATTCGACCGGATCGTTTCCGTCGGCATGTTCGAACATGTCGGACGGCCGCAATTCGACGTGTTCTTCGAAGCGGTGTCCAACCTGCTGGCCGATGACGGGGTCATGCTGCTCCACACGATTGGCCGCATGGGGCAGCCCAGCAAGACCGACAAGTTCACCGACCGCTATATCTTCCCCGGCGGCTATATCCCGGCAATGAGCGAGATGATCGCATCGAGCGAGAAATTCCGCCTGATCCCCGCCGATCTTGAAACGCTGCGCCTGCATTATGCCAAGACGCTGCGCGTCTGGTACGACAATTGCCAGGCCAATCGCGATGCCATCGTGGCGATGTACGACGAACGCTTTTTCCGCATGTGGACCTTCTACCTGTCCGGCTCCACTGCGGCGTTCGAAACCGGCGGCATGTGCAATTATCAGGTACAATATATCCGCAACCGGCACGCTTTGCCGCTCACCCGGGACTATATCGGGGATGAAGAGAAAGCGCTGCTTGCAAGGAGTCCGGTTGCGGGAATCCCCAACGCCTGA
- the uvrA gene encoding excinuclease ABC subunit UvrA — translation MPLTSISVRGAREHNLKGIDIDLPRDKLIVITGLSGSGKSSLAFDTIYAEGQRRYVESLSAYARQFLEMMQKPDVEHIDGLSPAISIEQKTTSRNPRSTVATVTEIYDYMRLLWARVGVPYSPATGLPIEAQTVSNMVDRVMELPEGTRLYLLAPVVRARKGEYRKELAEWQKAGFTRVRIDGELYEIESAPALDKKYKHDIEVVVDRLAVREGIETRLADSFETALKLAEGLAYVDLAEGVVPGREGEAKGGNVTGGQLKGAGIPANRIVFSEKFACPVSGFTIEEIEPRLFSFNAPQGACAACDGLGEKLLFDQQLVVPNENLTLKQGAIVPWAKSNPPSPYYMQVLTSLARAYGFDLTTPWHDLEPDQQMIILHGTGGMPVELTFKDGKKEYTVSKPFEGVIGNLNRRMLQTDSAWMREELSKYQTAQPCETCHGKRLNEKALAVKVAGQDIATPTQYSVSDALDWFSTLDGKLTDQQQQIARAILKEINERLGFLNNVGLDYLNLDRTSGTLSGGESQRIRLASQIGSGLSGVLYVLDEPSIGLHQRDNDMLLETLKRLRDLGNTVIVVEHDEDAIRAADYVVDLGPGAGVHGGEVVAEGTLKQVLKSKESLTAAYLNGTRKIAVPDKRRKGNGHQLTVHNARANNLKGVTASIPLGTFTCITGVSGSGKSSFTIDTLHAGAARALNGARVIAGPHDKITGLEHCDKVIEIDQSPIGRTPRSNPATYTGAFTQIRDWFAGLPESAARGYKAGRFSFNVKGGRCEACQGDGLIKIEMHFLPDVYVTCEECHGKRYNRETLEVKFKGRSIADVLDMTIEDAEEFFKAVPPIRDKMHMLNEVGLGYVKVGQQATTLSGGEAQRVKLAKELSRRSTGQTLYILDEPTTGLHFEDVRKLLEVLQRLVDQGNSVVVIEHNLDVIKVADWIVDLGPEGGVRGGEVVATGTPEQVVKEPRSYTGQYLKALLG, via the coding sequence ATGCCTCTTACATCCATTTCCGTCCGTGGTGCCCGTGAACACAATCTCAAGGGTATCGATATCGACCTGCCGCGTGACAAGCTGATTGTCATCACCGGGCTGTCCGGCTCGGGCAAGTCCAGCCTCGCGTTCGATACGATCTATGCCGAAGGGCAGCGGCGTTATGTGGAATCGCTCAGCGCCTATGCGCGGCAATTCCTTGAAATGATGCAAAAGCCCGATGTCGAACATATCGACGGGCTATCCCCTGCGATCTCGATCGAGCAGAAGACCACCAGCCGCAATCCGCGCTCGACCGTCGCCACCGTGACCGAGATTTACGACTATATGCGCCTGCTGTGGGCGCGGGTGGGGGTGCCCTATTCGCCTGCCACCGGCCTGCCGATCGAGGCGCAGACGGTGTCGAACATGGTCGACCGGGTGATGGAACTGCCCGAAGGGACGCGGCTTTACCTGCTCGCCCCGGTGGTGCGTGCGCGCAAGGGCGAATACCGCAAGGAACTGGCCGAATGGCAGAAGGCCGGTTTCACCCGCGTGCGGATCGATGGCGAGCTGTACGAGATCGAAAGCGCCCCCGCGCTCGACAAGAAGTACAAGCACGACATCGAAGTGGTGGTCGATCGCCTCGCCGTGCGCGAAGGGATCGAAACGCGGCTGGCCGACAGTTTTGAAACCGCGCTGAAGCTGGCCGAAGGGTTGGCCTATGTCGATCTGGCCGAAGGCGTCGTGCCCGGGCGCGAGGGGGAGGCCAAGGGGGGTAACGTCACCGGTGGCCAGTTGAAAGGCGCGGGCATCCCGGCCAACCGCATCGTCTTCAGCGAGAAATTCGCCTGCCCGGTCAGCGGCTTCACGATTGAGGAGATCGAGCCGCGGCTGTTCTCGTTCAACGCGCCGCAGGGGGCTTGCGCGGCTTGCGATGGGCTGGGCGAAAAGCTGCTGTTCGATCAGCAACTGGTCGTGCCGAACGAAAACCTCACGCTCAAGCAGGGGGCGATTGTTCCCTGGGCCAAGTCCAACCCGCCGTCGCCCTATTACATGCAGGTGCTGACCAGCCTGGCGCGCGCCTATGGCTTCGATCTGACCACGCCGTGGCACGATCTGGAGCCGGACCAGCAGATGATCATCCTGCATGGCACGGGCGGAATGCCGGTGGAGCTGACGTTCAAGGACGGCAAGAAGGAATATACCGTTTCCAAGCCGTTTGAGGGGGTTATCGGCAACCTCAACCGGCGCATGCTGCAAACGGACAGCGCGTGGATGCGCGAGGAACTGTCCAAGTACCAGACGGCGCAACCGTGCGAGACCTGCCACGGCAAACGCCTGAACGAGAAGGCGCTGGCAGTGAAAGTGGCGGGGCAGGATATCGCCACGCCCACGCAATATTCGGTGTCCGATGCGCTCGACTGGTTCAGCACGCTGGATGGCAAGCTGACCGATCAGCAGCAGCAGATCGCCCGCGCGATCCTCAAGGAAATCAACGAGCGGCTGGGCTTCCTCAACAACGTCGGGCTGGATTACCTCAACCTCGACCGGACGAGCGGCACATTGTCGGGCGGGGAAAGCCAGCGCATCCGGCTGGCCAGCCAGATCGGCAGCGGGCTGTCGGGCGTGCTCTACGTGCTCGACGAACCCTCCATCGGCCTCCACCAGCGCGACAACGACATGCTGCTGGAAACGCTCAAGCGGCTGCGCGATCTCGGCAATACGGTGATCGTGGTGGAGCATGACGAGGACGCGATCCGCGCGGCGGATTATGTGGTCGATCTCGGCCCCGGCGCGGGCGTGCATGGCGGCGAAGTGGTGGCCGAAGGCACGCTGAAGCAGGTGCTGAAATCGAAGGAAAGCCTGACCGCCGCCTATCTCAACGGCACGCGCAAAATCGCGGTGCCGGACAAGCGGCGCAAGGGCAACGGCCACCAGTTGACGGTGCACAACGCGCGGGCGAACAATCTCAAAGGCGTTACGGCGTCGATCCCGCTGGGCACCTTCACCTGCATCACCGGCGTATCGGGCAGCGGCAAATCCAGCTTCACGATCGACACTTTGCACGCGGGCGCGGCGCGCGCGCTCAACGGCGCGCGGGTGATCGCCGGGCCGCATGACAAGATCACCGGTCTGGAACATTGCGACAAGGTGATCGAGATCGACCAGTCGCCCATCGGCCGCACCCCGCGTTCCAACCCGGCCACTTATACCGGCGCCTTCACCCAGATTCGCGACTGGTTCGCGGGCCTGCCCGAATCCGCCGCGCGCGGGTACAAGGCCGGGCGGTTCAGCTTCAACGTCAAGGGCGGCCGGTGCGAGGCGTGCCAGGGCGACGGGCTGATCAAGATCGAGATGCACTTCCTCCCCGATGTCTACGTCACGTGCGAGGAATGCCACGGCAAACGCTACAACCGCGAAACGCTGGAAGTGAAGTTCAAGGGGCGCAGCATTGCCGACGTGCTCGACATGACGATCGAGGATGCGGAAGAATTCTTCAAGGCCGTGCCGCCGATCCGTGACAAGATGCACATGTTGAACGAAGTGGGGCTGGGCTACGTCAAGGTCGGCCAGCAGGCGACCACGCTATCCGGCGGGGAGGCGCAGCGGGTCAAGCTGGCCAAGGAACTCAGCCGCCGCTCCACCGGGCAGACGCTGTATATTCTCGATGAGCCGACCACCGGCCTGCATTTTGAAGATGTGCGCAAGCTGCTGGAGGTGCTGCAGCGGCTGGTCGATCAGGGCAACAGCGTGGTGGTGATCGAACACAACCTCGATGTGATCAAGGTTGCCGACTGGATCGTCGACCTCGGCCCCGAAGGCGGCGTCCGCGGCGGCGAGGTGGTCGCCACGGGCACGCCGGAACAGGTGGTCAAGGAACCGCGCAGTTATACGGGGCAGTATTTGAAGGCATTGTTGGGGTAG
- a CDS encoding MOSC domain-containing protein: MRFTIGPIMQGKAQPFRNEEHSAIAKTPVTGPVRIGPLGLEGDEQADRVHHGGVDKAIHHYPHDHYAYWQSTLGNHPLLDQPGAFGENITTDGLTETALCLGDRLRLGSALVEVSQGRQPCWKLDHRFARKGIMAAIMTTARSGWYYRVIEPGVVREGDTLELVARVHEDWPVDRVFKLVLTGKAEHQGADMRAVMAFPALAATWRKRLAVLLDA; encoded by the coding sequence ATGCGTTTTACGATCGGTCCCATCATGCAGGGCAAGGCGCAGCCCTTTCGCAACGAAGAACACAGCGCCATCGCCAAGACGCCCGTCACCGGGCCTGTCCGGATCGGCCCACTTGGCCTCGAAGGCGATGAACAGGCCGATCGCGTCCATCATGGCGGGGTCGACAAGGCCATCCACCACTATCCCCACGATCATTATGCCTATTGGCAAAGCACGCTGGGCAACCACCCGCTGCTCGATCAACCGGGTGCCTTCGGGGAAAACATCACCACCGATGGATTGACCGAAACCGCGCTGTGCCTGGGCGACCGTTTGCGGCTGGGCAGCGCGCTGGTCGAAGTCAGCCAGGGACGCCAGCCATGCTGGAAACTCGATCACCGTTTCGCCCGCAAGGGTATTATGGCAGCGATCATGACCACCGCCCGTTCGGGCTGGTACTACCGCGTGATCGAACCCGGCGTGGTGCGGGAAGGCGATACGCTGGAACTGGTCGCGCGCGTGCATGAAGACTGGCCTGTCGACCGCGTATTCAAACTGGTGCTCACCGGCAAGGCCGAACATCAAGGGGCAGACATGCGCGCGGTCATGGCTTTCCCGGCGCTCGCCGCAACGTGGCGCAAACGGCTTGCCGTCCTGCTCGATGCCTAA
- a CDS encoding septal ring lytic transglycosylase RlpA family protein, which translates to MLTTGRAMRLLPLIGTLAFATAGLSSSANGQDTRPAPEKIGPVMGLADIEAPRAITESAEIEEPAVAVAESAGEDLGSGMASYYGNELAGRRTASGERFNPRELTAAHRTLPFGSKVRVTNPRSGKSVVVRINDRGPFARSRTIDVSEAAARQIGLHAAGHGQVKLALLDR; encoded by the coding sequence ATGCTCACAACAGGCCGCGCCATGCGCCTGCTGCCGCTGATCGGCACGCTCGCCTTCGCGACAGCAGGGCTTTCCTCTTCGGCCAACGGGCAGGACACCCGCCCCGCGCCGGAAAAGATCGGCCCCGTCATGGGCCTTGCCGATATCGAAGCGCCCCGCGCCATCACGGAAAGCGCCGAGATCGAAGAACCCGCAGTTGCCGTGGCGGAATCCGCCGGGGAAGATCTCGGTTCCGGCATGGCCAGCTATTACGGCAACGAACTGGCCGGCCGCCGCACAGCCAGTGGGGAACGGTTCAACCCCCGCGAACTGACCGCCGCCCACCGCACCCTGCCCTTCGGCAGCAAGGTCCGCGTCACCAATCCGCGCAGCGGCAAATCGGTCGTGGTCCGCATCAACGATCGCGGCCCGTTCGCCCGCAGCCGCACGATTGACGTATCGGAAGCCGCCGCGCGCCAGATCGGCCTGCACGCCGCCGGTCACGGTCAGGTCAAGCTCGCCCTGCTCGACCGCTGA
- a CDS encoding glycine zipper 2TM domain-containing protein, producing the protein MRKAILAGVLAAFTIPAAPALAMPTATPAAPVTAHTAPIAWNSSTVLDTTQEYRDRRGDRYDRRYDRREGRRYNRHDRRMSRNDRIWRGRDGRYHCRRDDGTTGLVIGAALGGLAGHEIAGRGDKTLGAVIGAVGGGLLGRSVDRGDLKCR; encoded by the coding sequence ATGCGTAAGGCCATTCTCGCCGGCGTCCTCGCCGCTTTCACCATCCCCGCCGCCCCTGCGCTGGCGATGCCGACAGCAACGCCCGCCGCCCCTGTGACGGCCCATACCGCGCCGATTGCGTGGAATAGCAGCACGGTGCTCGACACCACGCAGGAATACCGCGATCGTCGGGGCGATCGTTATGACCGCCGCTACGACCGCCGCGAAGGGCGTCGCTATAACCGCCACGATCGCCGCATGTCGCGCAACGACCGGATCTGGCGCGGGCGCGACGGCCGTTACCATTGCCGCCGCGATGACGGCACCACCGGTCTGGTGATCGGTGCTGCACTGGGCGGTCTCGCCGGTCATGAAATTGCCGGTCGCGGCGACAAGACGCTTGGCGCAGTGATCGGTGCTGTCGGCGGGGGCCTGCTCGGCCGCTCGGTCGACCGCGGCGATCTGAAGTGCCGCTAA